A part of Prevotella melaninogenica genomic DNA contains:
- a CDS encoding C10 family peptidase, with protein sequence MKRTLLLVLTVFTNILLVNAEPITKARALSIATKYINNPKLSNDTPKTRSSQANEQPAYYIFTNPNNKKFVIISGESKLNELVGYGDKMTENPNDQPPYFKLFLKEYERVVKEVRSKAATITPQRPIKRKVEPLLTCKWSQYDPFNKYTPLSNGQHTPTGCVATATAQVMFYNKWPKNRPQDYIASTGDDAKKSATYWWDEMKNTTNEMRTEHSRQAVGVLMSDIGKAVNMRYYYRGSDSNLQYACNALRDKFDYTVRYLDKNFLPANEFLNEVMQEISDGYPVLVVGGPHAFVYDGYDEQGLIHTNWGWGGENDGYFDINIVTLNVSGFALNSGTFWDDISVVFAHPNDGKAVPFKDIERGLDARTTTSLTIDKTEANRSESFSAKIEKLGSYSSVKGELGVFTGKVALALYNDKNEQVKIFNSTASDQTWASIFTSMSFDVADINFKGIADGNYRLVPVFSEMLDTKTKEHGDWKPINHANEIEVKLTPNAVQFNTNNPKDVVIIEKAPSLLAPYYEGSGFKGAYSFTMYNPGREEVRGELVMTLKNQETKQEYNGYLLTPNVVAQRLGRTTFVINMLPLYYNKPTLGNLPRGKYDVKLSIKVNRKGTETIVPIDMKEPFEIEVLPYVNNGNIELTFLDYYVDGEYANYSTFQLKKIKNISLQVHSKVSGYQIRNGYRGPIHYRLLDLTSNKWIELGTVRNVYLPCDADNNAAQTRITFSASLLEPNHSYEIHLELERNRQRQDTWNPLVLRNVFNTISESNTPTAINSINYNKNTAKNIFTLQGVRLSKTWEELPAGIYIIDGKKVIKK encoded by the coding sequence ATGAAAAGAACTTTATTATTAGTGCTAACTGTGTTTACAAACATTCTACTTGTTAACGCAGAACCCATCACCAAAGCACGTGCTTTGAGTATAGCAACTAAATACATCAACAACCCAAAACTATCGAACGATACTCCAAAAACCCGCTCATCACAAGCTAATGAGCAACCAGCTTATTACATTTTTACTAATCCAAACAACAAGAAATTCGTTATTATCTCTGGAGAAAGTAAACTCAACGAACTCGTAGGTTATGGAGATAAGATGACAGAAAACCCCAACGACCAGCCTCCCTACTTCAAACTGTTCTTAAAGGAATATGAACGTGTTGTAAAAGAGGTGCGTTCTAAAGCTGCAACTATTACTCCACAGCGTCCTATCAAACGAAAAGTAGAGCCCTTGCTTACTTGTAAGTGGAGCCAGTATGACCCTTTCAATAAGTACACCCCACTAAGTAATGGACAGCATACACCTACTGGTTGTGTTGCAACAGCCACAGCACAGGTGATGTTCTACAATAAATGGCCTAAGAATCGACCACAAGATTATATAGCATCAACAGGTGATGATGCTAAGAAGAGCGCTACTTATTGGTGGGATGAAATGAAGAACACGACTAATGAGATGAGAACGGAACATTCTCGACAAGCCGTTGGCGTATTGATGTCTGACATCGGTAAGGCTGTCAATATGAGATACTATTATAGAGGTAGTGACTCAAACTTACAATATGCCTGCAATGCACTTCGCGACAAGTTCGACTATACCGTGCGTTATCTTGACAAAAACTTCCTTCCTGCCAATGAGTTCCTCAATGAGGTGATGCAAGAAATTTCAGACGGATACCCTGTCTTAGTAGTAGGTGGACCTCATGCCTTTGTTTATGATGGCTATGATGAGCAGGGGCTCATTCACACCAACTGGGGCTGGGGAGGCGAAAACGACGGATACTTCGACATCAACATAGTAACTCTTAATGTTTCAGGCTTTGCCCTCAATAGTGGAACATTCTGGGACGACATCTCAGTTGTCTTTGCCCATCCTAACGACGGTAAGGCAGTACCTTTTAAGGATATCGAGCGCGGATTAGATGCAAGAACCACCACATCGCTTACTATTGACAAGACAGAAGCAAACCGTTCTGAAAGTTTCAGTGCAAAGATTGAGAAGTTAGGTTCGTATAGTTCGGTGAAAGGTGAACTTGGTGTATTCACTGGGAAGGTTGCACTTGCCCTTTATAATGACAAGAACGAACAAGTAAAAATCTTCAACTCAACTGCAAGCGACCAGACTTGGGCATCTATCTTTACTTCCATGTCCTTTGATGTTGCTGATATTAACTTTAAGGGTATTGCTGACGGAAACTACCGTTTAGTACCAGTATTCTCTGAGATGCTCGATACCAAGACGAAGGAACACGGTGACTGGAAGCCAATCAATCACGCCAATGAGATAGAAGTAAAACTCACTCCAAATGCAGTACAATTCAATACAAACAACCCAAAGGATGTAGTTATTATTGAGAAGGCACCAAGCCTACTTGCACCTTACTATGAAGGTTCTGGATTTAAGGGTGCATACAGCTTTACGATGTACAACCCTGGACGCGAAGAGGTGCGTGGTGAACTTGTGATGACACTTAAAAATCAAGAAACAAAGCAAGAATATAATGGTTATCTACTTACTCCAAACGTTGTTGCACAACGCCTTGGGCGAACTACCTTTGTCATTAATATGCTTCCACTATATTACAACAAACCAACTTTAGGTAATCTTCCAAGAGGTAAATATGACGTCAAACTATCTATAAAGGTCAATCGAAAAGGAACAGAAACCATTGTTCCTATTGATATGAAAGAGCCATTTGAAATTGAGGTTCTACCTTATGTCAATAATGGAAATATTGAATTAACTTTCCTCGACTACTATGTTGATGGTGAATACGCTAATTACAGTACCTTCCAACTTAAAAAGATTAAGAATATCAGCCTACAAGTACATTCTAAAGTATCTGGCTATCAGATAAGAAATGGTTATCGTGGACCTATCCATTATCGCCTACTCGATTTGACAAGTAATAAGTGGATTGAATTAGGAACAGTCCGTAATGTTTATCTCCCTTGTGATGCAGACAACAATGCAGCCCAAACACGTATCACATTCTCTGCTTCACTGTTAGAGCCTAACCATTCATACGAAATACATTTAGAGCTTGAGCGAAACAGACAACGACAAGATACATGGAACCCACTTGTACTACGTAACGTCTTCAACACCATCAGTGAATCAAACACTCCTACTGCAATTAATTCGATTAATTACAACAAAAATACCGCAAAGAATATCTTTACACTGCAAGGTGTTCGCCTGTCAAAGACTTGGGAAGAACTCCCTGCTGGCATCTATATCATTGATGGTAAGAAAGTGATTAAGAAATAA
- the rpsO gene encoding 30S ribosomal protein S15 codes for MYLDKTKKAEIFAQYGKAQSTTDTGSAESQIALFSYRIKHLTEHVKKNRKDYVTTRSLTQLVGKRRALLDYLYDRDIERYRAIIKALGLRK; via the coding sequence ATGTATTTAGACAAGACAAAGAAGGCAGAAATCTTCGCACAGTATGGTAAGGCACAGAGCACAACTGATACAGGTTCAGCTGAGAGCCAGATTGCTCTTTTCTCTTATCGTATCAAGCACTTGACCGAGCACGTAAAGAAGAACCGCAAGGACTACGTTACAACTCGTTCATTGACACAGCTCGTTGGTAAGCGTCGTGCATTGCTCGATTACCTCTACGATCGCGACATTGAGCGTTACCGTGCTATCATCAAGGCTTTGGGTCTCCGTAAGTAA
- the folK gene encoding 2-amino-4-hydroxy-6-hydroxymethyldihydropteridine diphosphokinase, whose protein sequence is MHKVYLSLGTNLGNRKAIMHEAIARIEDKIGTVLRQSSFHETEPWGFKSPNLFLNACVCASTPLAPRQLLEATQAIEHEMGRVKKTINAQYTDRIIDIDILLYDQLNINEPDLIVPHPLMEERDFVMLPLKEIWEE, encoded by the coding sequence ATGCACAAAGTCTATTTATCTCTCGGCACAAATCTTGGCAACAGAAAAGCCATTATGCATGAGGCGATAGCACGGATAGAAGACAAGATTGGCACAGTTTTGCGCCAATCTTCTTTTCATGAAACGGAGCCTTGGGGGTTTAAGAGTCCTAATCTCTTCCTCAATGCTTGTGTATGTGCCTCTACTCCACTTGCCCCAAGACAGTTATTAGAGGCTACACAAGCCATAGAACATGAGATGGGAAGAGTGAAGAAAACAATCAATGCACAATACACAGACCGTATCATTGATATTGATATTCTGCTTTATGACCAACTTAATATCAATGAACCAGACCTTATCGTTCCCCACCCCTTAATGGAGGAACGTGACTTTGTAATGCTTCCTTTAAAAGAGATATGGGAAGAATAA